Proteins encoded by one window of Porphyrobacter sp. YT40:
- the nusB gene encoding transcription antitermination factor NusB: MNSPARSKARSAARLAAVQALYQQHMEGTALARLLDEFHQHRLGRTIDEDAFDEAEYADAEVPFFDDVVRGVDARRDEIDALVASKLASGWNLTRLDRAMLQVLRAGTYELLARKDVPAPVAINEYVEVAKAFFDDGQAKFVNGILDAVAKEARG, encoded by the coding sequence ATGAACTCTCCTGCCCGATCGAAAGCCCGCTCGGCCGCGCGTCTCGCCGCCGTGCAGGCGCTCTACCAGCAGCATATGGAGGGCACCGCGCTCGCCCGCCTGCTCGACGAGTTTCACCAGCACCGGCTGGGCCGCACCATCGATGAGGATGCCTTCGACGAGGCCGAATATGCCGATGCCGAAGTGCCCTTCTTCGACGACGTCGTGCGCGGCGTGGACGCGCGGCGAGACGAGATCGACGCGCTGGTCGCGAGCAAGCTGGCGAGCGGCTGGAATCTCACCCGGCTCGACCGGGCGATGCTGCAGGTGCTGCGCGCGGGCACCTACGAACTGCTCGCCCGCAAGGACGTGCCCGCCCCGGTGGCGATCAACGAATATGTCGAGGTCGCCAAGGCCTTCTTCGATGACGGGCAGGCGAAGTTCGTCAATGGCATTCTGGACGCTGTGGCGAAAGAGGCGCGGGGCTAG
- the thiL gene encoding thiamine-phosphate kinase, whose translation MNEPDFIAALRALPLHPGARGLADDCAVIALGSETLILTHDMMAEGTHFRADADMADVASKLVATNLSDLAAKGAEPLGVLLGHTLGRDDARFLEGLREALAAFDTPLLGGDTIAAAGARTFGLTAIGRATHTPVPTRSGARAGDHIYLTGPVGRAMLGFEGDPAHRAAFDRPVPRLAEGRALAPLVSAMMDVSDGLLLDAFRMAEASGVTLALDPAAIPVADPSRMEDCIRWGDDYELLFTARPSATLPVAAHRIGTVSPHGLAPLTLGETALTDPASLGYRHG comes from the coding sequence ATGAACGAGCCCGATTTCATCGCCGCCCTGCGCGCCCTGCCGCTCCATCCCGGTGCGCGCGGGCTGGCGGATGATTGCGCGGTGATCGCGCTCGGCAGCGAGACGCTGATCCTCACCCACGACATGATGGCCGAGGGCACCCATTTCCGCGCTGATGCCGATATGGCGGACGTGGCGTCGAAGCTGGTCGCGACCAACCTTTCGGACCTGGCCGCCAAGGGCGCGGAGCCGCTGGGCGTGCTGCTCGGGCATACACTAGGACGCGACGATGCGCGCTTCCTCGAAGGCTTGCGCGAGGCGCTGGCGGCTTTCGATACGCCGCTGCTGGGCGGAGACACCATCGCCGCCGCCGGCGCGCGCACCTTCGGCCTCACCGCGATAGGCCGCGCGACGCATACGCCCGTCCCCACCCGCAGCGGCGCGCGGGCGGGCGATCACATTTACCTCACCGGCCCGGTCGGACGGGCGATGCTAGGATTTGAAGGCGACCCCGCGCACCGCGCCGCCTTCGACCGCCCCGTCCCTCGCCTCGCCGAGGGCCGGGCACTCGCGCCGCTTGTCTCCGCGATGATGGATGTCTCGGACGGCCTGCTGCTCGATGCCTTCCGCATGGCCGAGGCAAGCGGCGTGACCCTCGCGCTCGATCCGGCCGCGATCCCCGTCGCCGACCCGTCGCGAATGGAAGACTGCATCCGCTGGGGCGACGATTACGAGTTGCTGTTCACCGCGCGGCCATCGGCTACCCTGCCAGTAGCTGCGCACCGCATCGGAACCGTTTCGCCGCACGGCCTCGCGCCGCTGACCCTCGGCGAGACCGCCCTCACCGACCCCGCCAGCCTCGGCTATCGCCACGGCTGA
- a CDS encoding sodium-translocating pyrophosphatase has translation MNLLLISIGLGVLAIVYGIVTSSQVLRASPGNARMQEIAAAIQEGAQAYLNRQYTTIAIVGVVVAAIVAFALGTTAVIGFVTGAVLSGVAGYIGMNISVRSNVRTAQAASEGLQAGLTLAFRAGAITGMLVAGLALLAIAVFFYVMVGPMGLTASSREVIDGLVGLAFGASLISIFARLGGGIFTKAADVGADLVGKVEAGIPEDDPRNPAVIADNVGDNVGDCAGMAADLFETYVVTVGATMVLTALLLTQLGDLLLPMMALPLLIGGACIVTSILGTYFVRLGGGTNVMGAMYKGFIVTAVTSIPLIWLVTQYALGSVGVGMDTVLNPGQGMTEFTGMSLFYCALLGLVITFLIIWITEYYTGTKYRPVRSIAKASETGHGTNVIQGLAISLEATALPTLVIVAGIIIAYGLAGLMGIAYAATAMLALAGMVVALDAYGPVTDNAGGIAEMSGLDDSVREKTDLLDAVGNTTKAVTKGYAIGSAGLGALVLFAAYTTDLRTFFPDANVDFSLENPFVIVGLLLGALLPYLFGAMGMTAVGRAAGDVVLDVRNQFRDNPGIMAGTSKPDYARTVDLVTKAAIKEMIIPSLLPVLAPVVVYFVITAIAGQDNGFAALGALLLGVIVGGLFVALSMTAGGGAWDNAKKYIEDGNHGGKGSEAHKAAVTGDTVGDPYKDTAGPAVNPMIKITNIVALLLLAALAHGVA, from the coding sequence GTGAATCTATTGCTCATATCGATTGGGCTCGGTGTGCTTGCCATTGTCTATGGCATCGTCACCAGCTCGCAGGTGCTGCGTGCCAGCCCTGGCAACGCGCGGATGCAGGAAATTGCCGCCGCCATTCAGGAAGGCGCGCAGGCCTACCTCAACCGTCAATACACCACCATCGCGATCGTTGGCGTGGTCGTCGCCGCGATCGTCGCCTTTGCGCTGGGTACCACCGCAGTGATTGGCTTCGTCACCGGCGCGGTGCTTTCGGGCGTTGCGGGCTATATCGGGATGAACATCTCGGTGCGTTCCAACGTGCGCACGGCGCAGGCGGCGTCCGAAGGGCTTCAGGCGGGCCTCACCCTCGCCTTCCGCGCAGGTGCGATTACGGGCATGCTGGTGGCCGGCCTCGCGCTGCTGGCGATTGCGGTGTTCTTCTACGTGATGGTCGGGCCGATGGGTCTGACGGCATCGAGCCGCGAAGTGATCGACGGGCTCGTCGGCCTCGCCTTCGGCGCATCGCTGATCTCGATCTTCGCGCGTCTGGGCGGCGGGATCTTCACCAAGGCGGCAGATGTCGGCGCGGACCTTGTCGGCAAGGTCGAGGCAGGCATTCCCGAGGATGACCCGCGCAACCCCGCCGTGATCGCGGACAACGTGGGCGACAACGTCGGAGATTGCGCCGGGATGGCCGCCGACCTGTTCGAGACCTATGTCGTCACCGTCGGCGCTACCATGGTGCTGACCGCGCTGCTGCTCACGCAGCTGGGCGATCTGCTGCTGCCGATGATGGCGCTGCCGCTGCTGATCGGCGGCGCGTGCATCGTCACCTCGATCCTCGGCACCTATTTCGTACGCCTTGGCGGGGGCACGAACGTGATGGGGGCGATGTACAAGGGCTTCATCGTCACCGCGGTGACCTCGATCCCGCTGATCTGGCTGGTCACGCAATATGCGCTGGGCAGCGTTGGCGTGGGGATGGATACCGTTCTGAACCCCGGTCAGGGCATGACCGAGTTCACCGGCATGAGTCTGTTCTACTGCGCCCTGCTCGGCCTTGTGATCACCTTCCTGATCATCTGGATCACCGAGTACTACACCGGCACCAAGTATCGCCCGGTGCGCTCGATCGCCAAGGCGTCCGAAACCGGCCACGGTACCAACGTGATCCAGGGCCTCGCGATCAGCCTCGAGGCAACCGCGCTGCCGACGCTGGTGATCGTGGCGGGGATCATCATCGCCTATGGCCTCGCGGGGCTGATGGGTATCGCCTACGCGGCAACCGCGATGCTGGCGCTGGCGGGGATGGTCGTGGCGCTGGACGCCTATGGCCCGGTTACCGACAACGCGGGAGGCATCGCCGAGATGTCGGGTCTGGACGATAGCGTGCGCGAGAAGACCGACCTGCTCGACGCGGTGGGCAACACCACCAAGGCCGTGACCAAGGGTTACGCCATCGGCTCGGCGGGCCTCGGCGCGCTGGTGCTGTTTGCCGCCTACACCACCGACCTTCGCACCTTCTTCCCGGATGCGAATGTCGATTTCAGCCTCGAAAACCCCTTCGTGATCGTCGGCCTCTTGCTGGGGGCGCTGCTGCCCTACCTGTTCGGGGCGATGGGCATGACCGCGGTGGGCCGTGCGGCGGGTGACGTGGTGCTCGACGTGCGCAACCAGTTCCGGGACAATCCCGGGATCATGGCGGGCACCTCCAAGCCCGACTATGCGCGCACCGTCGACCTCGTCACCAAGGCGGCAATCAAGGAGATGATCATCCCCTCGCTGCTGCCCGTTCTGGCGCCGGTGGTGGTGTACTTCGTGATCACCGCGATCGCGGGCCAGGACAACGGCTTTGCGGCATTGGGCGCGCTGCTGTTGGGCGTGATCGTGGGCGGGCTGTTCGTCGCGCTTTCGATGACCGCCGGCGGCGGGGCGTGGGACAATGCCAAGAAGTACATCGAGGACGGTAATCACGGCGGCAAGGGCTCGGAAGCCCACAAGGCCGCGGTGACGGGCGACACGGTCGGCGATCCCTACAAGGACACCGCCGGGCCTGCCGTGAACCCGATGATCAAGATCACCAACATCGTCGCCCTGCTGCTGCTCGCGGCGCTGGCGCACGGGGTGGCGTGA
- a CDS encoding GNAT family N-acetyltransferase translates to MKMGHADSFRIRTETERAPAALPPAQLRLLTLAEAEDPAFLAAWQRLVTRAAEPNPFVEPWFLLPSLKQWGETARVVVAAWYAEGRLAGLLPVKRDADYYGHRVPHVGGWLHPNAFCGVPLVATGHEEAFWRDLLAHCDRHAGRALLLHLPQLPADGPVSAALDRVLAAAPRAHYTAAEEQRALLTGEASAAAYLDTAMSAKKRKELRRQHNRLAEEGALTFERLAGDEDLAAWTAEFLALEAAGWKGAAGSALASAPDTRALFEQALAGAAAAGRLERLALRLDGRAIAMLVNFITPPGAYSFKTAFDEAFARFSPGMLLQLENLALLERPGLHWADSCAAEGHPMIERLWRDKRRMVSRNIAIGGPLRRAAFRLLMAYETRSRTRR, encoded by the coding sequence ATGAAGATGGGGCATGCGGACAGCTTCCGCATCCGAACAGAGACCGAACGCGCGCCTGCTGCCCTGCCCCCTGCCCAATTGCGCCTGCTGACCCTCGCCGAAGCCGAAGACCCCGCCTTCCTCGCCGCATGGCAGCGCCTCGTCACCCGCGCGGCGGAGCCCAATCCCTTTGTCGAGCCGTGGTTCCTGCTCCCCTCATTGAAGCAATGGGGCGAGACGGCACGGGTCGTCGTTGCGGCGTGGTATGCCGAGGGGCGGCTGGCGGGCCTGCTGCCGGTCAAGCGCGATGCGGACTATTACGGCCACCGCGTGCCGCATGTGGGCGGCTGGCTTCACCCCAACGCCTTCTGCGGCGTGCCGCTGGTCGCCACCGGGCACGAGGAGGCTTTCTGGCGCGATCTGCTCGCCCATTGCGACCGGCACGCGGGCCGCGCGCTGCTGCTGCACCTGCCGCAGCTTCCCGCCGATGGCCCGGTCAGCGCCGCGCTCGACCGGGTGCTCGCCGCCGCGCCCCGCGCGCATTACACCGCCGCCGAGGAGCAGCGCGCGCTGCTCACCGGCGAGGCCAGCGCCGCCGCCTATCTCGACACCGCGATGAGCGCCAAGAAACGCAAGGAGCTGCGGAGGCAGCACAATCGCCTCGCCGAGGAAGGCGCGCTGACGTTCGAACGGCTGGCGGGCGACGAAGACCTTGCCGCATGGACCGCGGAATTTCTCGCACTCGAAGCCGCCGGATGGAAGGGCGCTGCCGGCTCCGCCCTCGCCAGCGCGCCCGACACGCGCGCCCTGTTCGAACAGGCGCTGGCGGGCGCGGCGGCGGCGGGGCGGCTCGAACGGCTCGCCCTGCGGCTCGACGGGCGGGCGATCGCGATGCTCGTCAACTTCATCACCCCGCCCGGCGCCTACAGCTTCAAGACCGCCTTCGACGAGGCCTTCGCGCGCTTCTCGCCGGGGATGCTGCTGCAGCTGGAGAACCTCGCGCTGCTGGAACGGCCCGGGCTCCACTGGGCCGATAGCTGCGCCGCAGAAGGCCACCCGATGATCGAGCGTCTGTGGCGAGACAAGCGTCGCATGGTCAGCCGCAATATCGCCATCGGTGGCCCGCTGCGCCGCGCCGCTTTCCGCCTGCTGATGGCCTACGAAACCCGATCGAGGACACGCCGATGA
- a CDS encoding cupin-like domain-containing protein, whose amino-acid sequence MNAPARFADALPATVFDPATRSRFAKHYPEHPHILIHSLTSHPLLEIEALAQLAEKLPISSVEYNRGDLPIGVDGKPGSNGLTIAETIRKVAEAESWAVLKNIEQAPAYRDLLLGLLEEIRPEIEAATGAMLTPQGFIFVSSPNSVTPYHFDPEHNVLLQIRGSKVMTQFPAGDTRFVPDEAHETYHSGGPRELKWDDSFLPHGTEFPLGPGEALFVPVMAPHFVKNGPAPSVSLSITWRSEWSYRESDARIFNAILRERGFSPKAPGRWPVQNHAKAYAFRALRKLGLTGS is encoded by the coding sequence ATGAACGCACCTGCCCGCTTTGCCGATGCCCTGCCCGCCACGGTGTTCGATCCCGCCACGCGCAGCCGCTTTGCCAAGCATTATCCCGAGCATCCGCATATCCTCATCCACAGCCTCACCAGCCACCCGCTGCTGGAGATCGAGGCGCTGGCGCAGCTTGCCGAAAAGCTGCCGATCAGTTCGGTCGAATACAACCGCGGCGATCTGCCGATCGGGGTCGACGGCAAGCCCGGCTCCAACGGCCTGACCATCGCGGAGACGATCCGCAAGGTTGCCGAGGCGGAAAGCTGGGCGGTGCTCAAGAACATCGAGCAGGCGCCCGCCTATCGCGACCTTCTTCTGGGCCTGCTCGAGGAAATCCGCCCCGAGATCGAAGCCGCGACCGGCGCGATGCTGACGCCGCAGGGGTTCATCTTCGTGTCCTCGCCGAACTCGGTCACGCCCTACCACTTCGATCCCGAGCACAATGTCCTGCTCCAGATCCGCGGCAGCAAGGTGATGACCCAGTTTCCGGCAGGCGACACCCGCTTCGTACCCGACGAGGCGCATGAGACCTATCATTCGGGTGGCCCACGCGAGTTGAAGTGGGACGACAGCTTCCTCCCCCACGGCACAGAATTCCCCCTCGGCCCCGGCGAGGCGCTGTTCGTGCCGGTGATGGCGCCGCATTTCGTGAAGAACGGCCCCGCCCCCTCGGTTTCGCTGTCGATCACCTGGCGCTCGGAATGGAGTTACCGGGAGAGCGATGCGCGGATCTTCAATGCGATCCTGCGCGAACGCGGCTTTTCGCCGAAGGCCCCGGGCCGCTGGCCGGTGCAGAACCATGCCAAGGCCTATGCATTTCGCGCTCTGCGCAAGCTGGGATTGACGGGTTCGTGA
- a CDS encoding acyl-CoA thioesterase domain-containing protein: protein MTDTPTNAELVASLVRLLTVEKRAADVFAGRPQQDGIGRVFGGQVLAQALQAAQASVTDGKSAHSLHAYFLRGGREGAPIEYRIARDFDGRSFANRRVVASQEDEHGMPVPILNLTASFQLAEDGLEHSDSPMPDVPQPEDLRPDMEQRREIAAAWGDRLSEQQRRLMLRPRPIEMRTCDALHWMSREPREPRAHTWFRVCAPIIGADDTPDLHRAIITYASDYTLLGTSALPHGLSWMRNELVGASLDHAIWFHREARADEWLLYATDAPWSGGGRGFNRGRIFNRAGELVASVAQEGMMRKRVKR, encoded by the coding sequence ATGACCGACACGCCCACCAATGCCGAACTCGTCGCCAGCCTCGTCCGCCTGCTGACGGTCGAAAAGCGCGCCGCCGATGTCTTTGCAGGACGTCCGCAGCAGGACGGGATCGGGCGGGTGTTCGGCGGGCAGGTGCTCGCGCAGGCGTTGCAGGCAGCGCAGGCGAGCGTGACCGACGGCAAGAGCGCGCACTCGCTCCACGCCTATTTCCTGCGCGGCGGGCGCGAGGGGGCGCCGATCGAATACCGCATCGCGCGCGATTTCGACGGGCGCAGCTTCGCCAACCGCCGCGTGGTCGCTTCGCAGGAGGACGAGCACGGGATGCCGGTGCCGATCCTCAACCTCACCGCCAGCTTCCAGCTAGCCGAGGACGGCCTCGAACACAGCGATTCGCCGATGCCGGACGTGCCGCAACCAGAAGATCTGAGGCCCGACATGGAGCAGCGCCGCGAAATCGCCGCAGCATGGGGCGACAGGCTCTCCGAACAGCAGCGCCGCCTGATGCTGCGCCCGCGTCCGATCGAGATGCGCACCTGCGATGCGCTGCACTGGATGAGCCGCGAACCGCGCGAGCCGCGCGCGCATACGTGGTTCCGGGTCTGCGCGCCGATTATCGGGGCCGACGACACGCCCGACCTGCACCGCGCGATCATCACCTATGCCAGCGACTACACCCTGCTCGGCACCAGCGCGCTGCCGCATGGCCTCAGCTGGATGCGCAACGAGTTGGTGGGCGCGAGCCTCGACCATGCGATCTGGTTCCACCGTGAAGCCCGCGCCGACGAATGGCTGCTCTACGCCACCGACGCCCCGTGGAGCGGCGGCGGGCGCGGCTTCAACCGCGGGCGTATCTTCAATCGCGCAGGCGAGTTGGTCGCCAGCGTCGCGCAGGAAGGGATGATGCGGAAAAGGGTAAAGAGGTAA
- a CDS encoding universal stress protein codes for MKSILLHIDHDAAMTARLQVALDIARATNGHITCLQAVSYEVFAPGDVYGSAIAAAMPVIKENAEKLRAQIEADLENEGVPWDWRFVYGIAPQRLLEASPLADVVIVGPAEAGSDGRGPSALVGDVVLKAPVPVLVVPASAPSLDLGAPMLVAWNGSAEAAHALRAAVPLLACACKVTLATIAEPSDKSRHDFPSTEGAHYLARHGIDCEVVEIPCGEASIADTLFSAAQMRECGLMVMGAYGHSRLAEMLLGGVTRKMLSEPQMPILLAH; via the coding sequence ATGAAATCGATCCTGCTGCACATCGACCACGACGCCGCGATGACCGCGCGCCTGCAAGTCGCGCTCGACATCGCGCGGGCGACCAACGGCCACATCACCTGCCTTCAGGCGGTCAGCTACGAGGTCTTCGCGCCGGGCGATGTCTATGGCTCGGCGATTGCCGCCGCGATGCCGGTGATCAAGGAGAACGCCGAAAAGCTGCGCGCCCAGATTGAGGCCGACCTGGAGAACGAGGGCGTGCCGTGGGACTGGCGCTTCGTCTATGGCATCGCCCCGCAGCGCCTGCTCGAAGCCTCGCCGCTGGCGGACGTCGTGATCGTCGGCCCGGCCGAGGCGGGGAGCGACGGGCGCGGGCCTTCGGCGCTGGTGGGCGATGTGGTGCTGAAAGCCCCGGTGCCGGTGCTGGTGGTACCCGCGAGCGCCCCAAGCCTCGATCTGGGCGCGCCGATGCTGGTGGCGTGGAACGGCTCTGCCGAGGCCGCCCACGCCCTGCGCGCCGCCGTGCCGCTGCTCGCCTGCGCGTGCAAGGTGACGCTCGCCACCATCGCCGAGCCTTCGGACAAGTCGCGACACGATTTCCCCTCCACCGAAGGCGCGCATTATCTCGCCCGCCACGGGATCGACTGCGAAGTCGTCGAGATCCCGTGCGGCGAGGCGAGCATCGCCGACACGCTGTTCTCGGCCGCGCAGATGCGCGAATGCGGGCTGATGGTGATGGGCGCCTATGGCCATTCGCGGCTGGCGGAAATGCTGCTGGGCGGCGTGACGCGCAAGATGCTGAGCGAGCCGCAAATGCCGATCCTGCTGGCGCACTAA
- a CDS encoding carotenoid oxygenase family protein, translating into MQITRHPPVKTSLEPSNHPYLTGAWTPLHEEVDVAELPVLEGAIPADIDGIYLRNTENQVHQPLGRHHPFDGDAMIHQVNISGGRASYRNRFVRTHCFEAEQIAGQSLWGGLMDPWGTSKRPGFGAHGGLKDTGSTDIIVHAGTAYATLYQCGEAWMLDPVTLASRGKAPWVPLDGISAHPKVDEATGELMFFNYSKHAPFMHYGVVDREGRLVHYVPIPLPGPRLPHDMAITKNWSILNDMPLFWDEELLTRNIHAARLHEGVPTRFALIPRHGQPEDIRWFEAAPTYVLHWTNAWEEGDEVILEGYHQARPMPDPLEEMGRYSHMMAYVDEHSFQSRLHRWRFNLTTGETREERLTDRIVEFGMINPAYAMRKSCYVWSTTTRPGWFLFNGYVRHDTQTGEEQVYCLPEGVYASESPMIPRKGATTEDDGYLVTFLIDENTGTSQCAILDASDITKGPICRLALPHKICSGTHSVWVQHDQLRKDAAFHAARFARA; encoded by the coding sequence ATGCAGATCACGCGCCACCCGCCGGTGAAGACCAGTCTGGAGCCGTCGAACCACCCCTATCTCACCGGGGCATGGACGCCGCTGCACGAGGAAGTCGACGTGGCCGAGCTGCCGGTGCTGGAGGGCGCGATCCCGGCGGATATCGACGGCATCTACCTGCGCAACACCGAAAACCAGGTGCATCAGCCGCTCGGGCGGCATCACCCCTTCGATGGCGACGCGATGATCCATCAGGTCAACATCAGCGGCGGCAGGGCCAGCTACCGCAACCGCTTCGTGCGCACCCATTGCTTCGAGGCCGAGCAGATCGCGGGGCAATCGCTGTGGGGCGGGCTGATGGACCCGTGGGGCACGAGCAAGCGCCCCGGCTTCGGCGCGCATGGGGGGCTGAAGGATACCGGCTCGACCGACATCATCGTTCACGCCGGAACGGCCTACGCCACGCTCTATCAATGCGGCGAGGCGTGGATGCTCGATCCGGTGACGCTCGCCAGCCGCGGCAAGGCGCCGTGGGTGCCCTTGGACGGCATCTCGGCCCACCCCAAGGTGGACGAGGCGACCGGCGAGCTGATGTTCTTCAACTACTCCAAGCACGCGCCTTTCATGCATTACGGGGTGGTCGACCGTGAGGGGCGGCTGGTGCATTACGTCCCCATCCCCCTGCCCGGCCCGCGTCTGCCGCACGACATGGCGATCACGAAGAACTGGTCGATCCTCAACGATATGCCGCTGTTCTGGGACGAGGAGCTGCTCACCCGCAACATCCACGCCGCGCGGCTGCACGAGGGCGTCCCCACTCGCTTTGCCCTGATCCCCCGCCACGGCCAGCCGGAAGACATCCGCTGGTTCGAAGCCGCGCCGACCTATGTCCTGCACTGGACCAATGCGTGGGAAGAGGGCGACGAGGTGATCCTCGAAGGCTATCATCAGGCCAGACCCATGCCCGATCCGCTCGAGGAAATGGGCCGCTACAGCCACATGATGGCCTATGTCGACGAACACTCCTTCCAGTCCCGCCTCCACCGCTGGCGCTTCAACCTCACAACCGGCGAAACTCGCGAGGAGCGCCTCACCGACCGGATCGTCGAATTCGGGATGATCAATCCGGCCTATGCCATGCGCAAGAGCTGCTACGTCTGGTCGACCACCACCCGCCCCGGCTGGTTCCTGTTCAACGGCTATGTCCGTCACGACACCCAGACCGGCGAGGAACAGGTCTACTGCCTGCCCGAAGGGGTCTATGCCAGCGAAAGCCCGATGATTCCCCGGAAGGGCGCCACCACCGAGGATGACGGCTACCTCGTCACCTTCCTGATCGACGAGAACACCGGCACCTCGCAATGCGCGATCCTCGATGCGAGCGACATCACGAAAGGCCCGATCTGCCGCCTCGCGCTGCCGCACAAGATCTGTTCGGGCACCCATTCCGTGTGGGTCCAGCACGATCAGCTGCGCAAGGATGCGGCCTTCCACGCCGCCCGCTTCGCCCGCGCCTGA